The Longimicrobiaceae bacterium genome contains a region encoding:
- the dprA gene encoding DNA-processing protein DprA produces the protein MPLSATALEPVLRLAIVPGIGPARLSALVSRFGSAERVLGASAAELGALQGFGPKLVAGITAASQPAGQAAARVAMQTLRDVGAVAITPDDLAYPDAFRALPDAPYLLFAAGNLDLLGTPGIGVVGTREPTDYGRRAAASLAGDVARAGYTIVSGMAKGIDAAAHAAALDAGGTTIGVLGHGIDRIYPPENRDLFRRVRQGGLLLSEMAPGEDPNAGNFPRRNRLIAALSLGVLVVEMGSKSGAQHTVTYALEQGREVFAVPGQIGSPMSEGTNQLLKDGARLVTSANDILEELRGVGHAAVSPVPIAATASTSPSVDAPAAAPPSDLAPDEAKVFGALTADARHVDDLAAAADLAPSNVLAALLGLELRGLVESLPGKQFRRK, from the coding sequence ATGCCGCTCTCCGCCACCGCGCTGGAGCCGGTCCTCCGGCTCGCCATCGTGCCCGGGATTGGCCCCGCCCGCCTCTCCGCGCTCGTGAGCCGCTTCGGCTCGGCCGAGCGGGTGCTGGGCGCGTCCGCCGCGGAGCTGGGGGCGCTGCAGGGCTTCGGGCCCAAGCTGGTGGCGGGGATCACCGCCGCGTCGCAGCCCGCCGGGCAGGCTGCCGCGCGCGTCGCCATGCAGACGCTGCGCGACGTTGGCGCCGTCGCCATCACGCCGGACGACCTGGCGTACCCGGACGCCTTCCGCGCTCTGCCCGACGCGCCGTACCTGCTGTTCGCGGCGGGCAACCTGGACCTGCTGGGAACTCCCGGCATCGGGGTGGTGGGCACGCGGGAGCCGACGGACTACGGCCGCCGCGCCGCGGCATCCCTCGCGGGCGACGTGGCGCGGGCGGGCTACACGATCGTGAGCGGGATGGCGAAGGGCATCGATGCCGCTGCGCACGCCGCGGCGCTGGACGCGGGCGGCACCACCATCGGCGTCCTCGGCCACGGCATCGACCGCATCTACCCGCCGGAGAACCGCGACCTCTTCCGCCGCGTGCGGCAGGGCGGGCTGCTGCTGTCCGAGATGGCGCCCGGCGAGGATCCCAACGCGGGCAACTTTCCGCGCCGGAACCGGCTGATCGCCGCGCTCAGCCTGGGCGTGCTCGTCGTCGAGATGGGCAGCAAGAGCGGCGCGCAGCACACGGTGACGTACGCGCTGGAGCAGGGCAGGGAGGTCTTCGCCGTGCCGGGCCAGATCGGCTCGCCCATGAGCGAGGGCACCAACCAGCTCCTCAAGGACGGCGCCCGCCTCGTCACCTCCGCGAACGACATCCTCGAAGAGCTGCGCGGCGTGGGCCATGCAGCCGTCTCGCCCGTCCCTATCGCCGCGACCGCATCTACATCGCCTTCGGTGGATGCGCCCGCCGCCGCGCCTCCGTCCGATCTCGCGCCCGACGAGGCTAAGGTCTTCGGCGCCCTCACGGCCGATGCGAGGCACGTGGACGACCTCGCCGCCGCGGCCGACCTGGCGCCCAGCAACGTCCTCGCCGCGTTGCTCGGGCTGGAGCTGCGCGGGCTGGTGGAGTCGCTCCCCGGCAAGCAGTTCCGACGCAAGTAG